In Nitrobacteraceae bacterium AZCC 1564, the following proteins share a genomic window:
- a CDS encoding arylsulfatase A-like enzyme (product_source=COG3119; cath_funfam=3.40.720.10; cog=COG3119; pfam=PF00884; superfamily=53649) produces the protein MHHKQEGDVMVGCVLKNNPSTIRRAKRKAKEGWYKRSCAALFATTLMSVPLSAPSISPALAQQQQQQQQRPNILFIMGDDIGWMQPSIYHQGLMVGETPNIDRIGREGAKFMTYYAEQSCTAGRTAFFTGMTPLRAGMIPPQLPGSPSFLQPGTPSLARFLLDLGYNTGEFGKNHLGDHSAALPTAHGFQEFWGYLYHLDAMQGVSFPDINRSPTDQAIVPPCKNTPVPGLTDPPGAVDAKTALCMMPPRPVIACKSSDGTERNQRCSDEGPLTLRRSETVDEEISSKVIDFLDRNDPKKTNKPFFAWYNPARMHITTQLSDKYKAMVGTPGGKDWGVNEVGMKQMDDNIGYVMKKLEDMGQLDNTIIVFTTDNGAEVITYPDGGNTPFKGGKLTTWEGGMRAPAVIRWPGVIKPGTVLNDIFASYDWMPTFVEIAGGLKGNDLNKQIMEGRYPGIVKTKLQGVNQLDYLTGKSDKSARDTFFYYGGPVPSAVRYKNWKIYFAMASEAATGGLMGVHTFHWPLVNNIRRDPFEGSVGFEPKTLLGQGGALAGPVTAYIYDWNIIPIGQALWLQELESYGPYPALQSPASYSLAQVLTEVKEQMARTRTKGD, from the coding sequence ATGCATCACAAACAGGAGGGTGACGTCATGGTTGGCTGCGTACTCAAGAACAATCCATCGACCATCCGGCGCGCAAAACGCAAAGCGAAGGAGGGTTGGTACAAGCGATCCTGCGCCGCATTATTTGCGACGACACTCATGTCAGTGCCGTTATCCGCTCCTTCCATTTCACCGGCGCTGGCACAACAGCAACAGCAGCAGCAACAAAGACCCAACATCCTCTTCATCATGGGCGATGACATCGGCTGGATGCAGCCGAGCATCTACCATCAGGGACTGATGGTCGGCGAAACGCCTAACATCGACCGAATCGGGCGAGAGGGCGCGAAGTTCATGACCTACTACGCCGAGCAAAGCTGCACGGCCGGGCGCACAGCCTTCTTCACTGGCATGACGCCGCTGCGCGCCGGCATGATCCCGCCGCAGTTGCCCGGAAGCCCGTCCTTTCTGCAGCCTGGCACGCCTTCGCTGGCCAGGTTCCTGCTCGACCTGGGCTACAACACCGGCGAGTTCGGCAAGAACCATCTGGGTGACCACTCGGCGGCGCTACCAACGGCACACGGCTTCCAGGAATTCTGGGGTTATCTCTACCACCTCGACGCGATGCAGGGCGTGAGCTTCCCCGACATCAACAGGTCCCCGACCGACCAGGCCATCGTGCCGCCGTGCAAGAACACGCCGGTGCCCGGCCTCACCGACCCGCCGGGGGCGGTGGATGCGAAGACGGCGCTATGCATGATGCCGCCGCGGCCGGTGATCGCCTGTAAGTCTTCCGACGGCACCGAGAGAAACCAGCGCTGCAGCGACGAGGGGCCGCTGACGCTGAGGCGCTCTGAAACCGTGGATGAGGAAATCTCGTCCAAGGTTATCGACTTCCTCGACCGCAACGACCCGAAGAAGACCAACAAGCCGTTCTTCGCCTGGTACAACCCGGCGCGCATGCACATTACCACCCAGCTGTCGGACAAATACAAGGCGATGGTGGGTACACCCGGCGGCAAGGACTGGGGCGTCAATGAAGTCGGTATGAAGCAGATGGACGACAACATCGGCTATGTGATGAAGAAGCTGGAGGACATGGGCCAGCTCGACAACACCATCATCGTCTTCACCACCGATAACGGCGCCGAAGTGATTACCTACCCCGATGGCGGCAACACGCCCTTCAAGGGCGGCAAGCTGACCACTTGGGAAGGCGGGATGCGCGCTCCGGCAGTGATCCGCTGGCCGGGCGTCATCAAGCCGGGGACCGTCCTGAACGACATCTTCGCGTCGTACGACTGGATGCCGACTTTTGTCGAAATCGCCGGCGGGCTCAAGGGCAACGACCTCAACAAGCAGATCATGGAAGGCAGATATCCCGGCATCGTCAAGACCAAGCTTCAAGGGGTCAACCAGCTCGACTATCTGACCGGCAAGTCGGATAAATCGGCGCGCGATACGTTCTTCTACTACGGAGGTCCTGTTCCGTCGGCAGTGCGCTACAAGAACTGGAAGATTTACTTTGCAATGGCGTCCGAGGCCGCGACCGGTGGTCTGATGGGGGTCCATACCTTCCATTGGCCCTTGGTCAACAACATCAGGCGGGATCCATTCGAAGGGTCCGTCGGCTTCGAGCCGAAAACTCTCTTGGGCCAGGGCGGTGCACTTGCCGGACCCGTTACTGCCTACATCTATGACTGGAACATCATTCCCATCGGCCAGGCGCTGTGGTTGCAGGAACTTGA